In the Magnolia sinica isolate HGM2019 chromosome 15, MsV1, whole genome shotgun sequence genome, one interval contains:
- the LOC131227341 gene encoding uncharacterized protein LOC131227341 isoform X2, which yields MSQLSSIYLTILSVVFICLKKKFKAIYKDPTAPIEDRISDLLSQMTMPEKIGQMAQIDRSVASNDVLRDLFIGSVLNGGGSVPAPNATPSMWADMIDDFQKSAMSSRLGIPMIYGTDAVHGHNNVLGATIFPHNIGLGAARDEDLMVRIGRATALEVRGTGIPYAFAPCLAVCRDPRWGRCYESYSEDTEIVRSMAQIIKGLQGSPPQDHPTGYPFVAQGGKSVVGCAKHFTGDGGTQGGVNENNTIATYKELYSVHIRPYIDAIRMGVSTIMISYSSWNGIKMHANAYLLTRVLKEEMGFQGLLISDWEGVDRIASPAGSNYEECLMAAINAGIDMIMIPKDYQRFITDLTDLVSSGKVSTARIDDAVRRILRVKFASGLFEQPMADRSLLHMVGHEEHRELAREAVRKSLVLLKNGKKKKERMLPLSKRARRILVAGTHANDIGYQSGGWTITWEGGQGNTTTGTTILGGIKNAVSKRAQVVFEEKPGPHFFESNGNFSYAIVAVGEVPYAETQGDNSELTVQLGGVETIQTVCRNVKCVVIIVSGRPLVIEPYVDAMDALITAWLPGSEAGKGIADVIFGDYDFSGKLPRTWFRRVDQLPMNVGDPHYDPLYPFGFGLRMGVRPRKQTGILSSSSSSSPSSSSSL from the exons ATGTCCCAGCTCTCCAGTATATATTTGACGATTCTTTCAGTGGTATTCATATGTCTGAAGAAAA AATTCAAAGCTATCTACAAAGATCCTACGGCTCCGATCGAAGATCGAATCTCCGACCTCCTCTCTCAGATGACAATGCCTGAAAAGATCGGCCAGATGGCCCAGATTGATCGTTCCGTCGCTTCCAACGACGTCCTACGTGATCTTTTCATCG gGAGTGTGTTGAATGGTGGAGGAAGCGTACCGGCCCCCAACGCTACTCCGTCGATGTGGGCGGATATGATCGACGACTTCCAGAAATCGGCCATGTCATCAAGGCTCGGAATTCCGATGATCTACGGTACAGATGCAGTCCACGGGCATAACAATGTTTTGGGGGCCACCATCTTTCCACATAACATTGGCCTCGGAGCTGCAAG AGACGAGGATTTGATGGTGAGAATTGGAAGGGCCACTGCGTTGGAGGTTCGAGGGACGGGAATACCATACGCTTTCGCTCCCTGTTTGGCT gtaTGTCGAGATCCAAGGTGGGGCCGATGTTACGAAAGCTACAGTGAAGATACAGAGATTGTCCGAAGCATGGCCCAGATCATCAAAGGATTACAGGGTTCTCCACCCCAAGATCACCCAACAGGCTACCCTTTTGTAGCCCAAGG GGGCAAGAGCGTGGTCGGATGCGCCAAGCACTTCACGGGCGACGGTGGGACCCAAGGAGGGGTGAATGAGAACAATACCATCGCGACATATAAGGAACTGTACAGTGTCCACATCCGGCCGTACATCGATGCCATACGTATGGGCGTATCTACGATCATGATCTCCTACTCGAGCTGGAACGGTATCAAGATGCACGCCAATGCGTACCTCCTCACTAGGGTCCTCAAAGAAGAGATGGGCTTCCAG GGATTGCTGATCTCAGATTGGGAGGGCGTCGATCGGATCGCGAGTCCTGCTGGATCGAACTACGAGGAGTGCTTGATGGCTGCGATCAACGCGGGCATAGACATGATCATGATCCCGAAAGATTATCAACGGTTCATCACGGATCTGACGGACCTGGTTTCGTCTGGCAAGGTCTCAACTGCCAGGATCGACGATGCCGTCAGGAGGATCTTGAGGGTCAAGTTTGCATCAGGGCTGTTCGAGCAGCCGATGGCCGATCGATCACTCCTCCACATGGTGGGACATGAG GAGCACAGAGAATTGGCTAGAGAAGCAGTACGGAAGAGCCTTGTTCTGTTGAAGAATggtaagaagaagaaggaaaggatgCTGCCATTGAGCAAGAGGGCCCGCAGAATTCTCGTCGCTGGGACCCACGCGAACGACATCGGCTACCAGTCTGGCGGGTGGACCATCACTTGGGAAGGTGGCCAAGGAAACACCACCACTG GGACGACGATCCTGGGAGGGATCAAGAATGCAGTCAGCAAGAGGGCCCAAGTGGTCTTCGAGGAGAAGCCGGGCCCACATTTCTTCGAGTCCAACGGTAACTTCTCATACGCGATCGTGGCCGTCGGTGAGGTCCCTTACGCGGAGACCCAGGGTGATAATTCAGAGCTGACAGTCCAGCTTGGTGGTGTGGAAACAATCCAGACCGTATGCCGCAACGTGAAATGCGTGGTGATCATAGTGTCGGGTAGGCCGCTGGTCATAGAGCCGTATGTGGATGCGATGGACGCACTGATTACTGCATGGCTGCCGGGGAGCGAGGCTGGCAAGGGGATTGCCGACGTTATCTTTGGTGACTATGATTTCAGTGGGAAGTTGCCGAGGACATGGTTCCGCCGGGTGGACCAGCTGCCGATGAACGTTGGGGACCCGCATTATGACCCATTGTACCCGTTCGGGTTTGGGCTCCGTATGGGTGTTCGGCCACGCAAGCAAACGGGCattctttcatcatcatcatcatcatcaccatcttcatcttcttctttgtgA
- the LOC131227341 gene encoding uncharacterized protein LOC131227341 isoform X1 gives MSEEKFPKLQIHPSLLRKKRKDPMQTMAPKTVRPHLHLSLLLSFFFLFFSPTLSSSTSEFKAIYKDPTAPIEDRISDLLSQMTMPEKIGQMAQIDRSVASNDVLRDLFIGSVLNGGGSVPAPNATPSMWADMIDDFQKSAMSSRLGIPMIYGTDAVHGHNNVLGATIFPHNIGLGAARDEDLMVRIGRATALEVRGTGIPYAFAPCLAVCRDPRWGRCYESYSEDTEIVRSMAQIIKGLQGSPPQDHPTGYPFVAQGGKSVVGCAKHFTGDGGTQGGVNENNTIATYKELYSVHIRPYIDAIRMGVSTIMISYSSWNGIKMHANAYLLTRVLKEEMGFQGLLISDWEGVDRIASPAGSNYEECLMAAINAGIDMIMIPKDYQRFITDLTDLVSSGKVSTARIDDAVRRILRVKFASGLFEQPMADRSLLHMVGHEEHRELAREAVRKSLVLLKNGKKKKERMLPLSKRARRILVAGTHANDIGYQSGGWTITWEGGQGNTTTGTTILGGIKNAVSKRAQVVFEEKPGPHFFESNGNFSYAIVAVGEVPYAETQGDNSELTVQLGGVETIQTVCRNVKCVVIIVSGRPLVIEPYVDAMDALITAWLPGSEAGKGIADVIFGDYDFSGKLPRTWFRRVDQLPMNVGDPHYDPLYPFGFGLRMGVRPRKQTGILSSSSSSSPSSSSSL, from the exons ATGTCTGAAGAAAAGTTCCCAAAATTACAAATACACCCTTCCCtcttaagaaaaaaaagaaaagatcccATGCAAACCATGGCACCCAAAACCGTACGCCctcatctccatctctctctccttctcagctttttcttcctcttcttctctcccaCGCTTTCATCATCCACATCAGAATTCAAAGCTATCTACAAAGATCCTACGGCTCCGATCGAAGATCGAATCTCCGACCTCCTCTCTCAGATGACAATGCCTGAAAAGATCGGCCAGATGGCCCAGATTGATCGTTCCGTCGCTTCCAACGACGTCCTACGTGATCTTTTCATCG gGAGTGTGTTGAATGGTGGAGGAAGCGTACCGGCCCCCAACGCTACTCCGTCGATGTGGGCGGATATGATCGACGACTTCCAGAAATCGGCCATGTCATCAAGGCTCGGAATTCCGATGATCTACGGTACAGATGCAGTCCACGGGCATAACAATGTTTTGGGGGCCACCATCTTTCCACATAACATTGGCCTCGGAGCTGCAAG AGACGAGGATTTGATGGTGAGAATTGGAAGGGCCACTGCGTTGGAGGTTCGAGGGACGGGAATACCATACGCTTTCGCTCCCTGTTTGGCT gtaTGTCGAGATCCAAGGTGGGGCCGATGTTACGAAAGCTACAGTGAAGATACAGAGATTGTCCGAAGCATGGCCCAGATCATCAAAGGATTACAGGGTTCTCCACCCCAAGATCACCCAACAGGCTACCCTTTTGTAGCCCAAGG GGGCAAGAGCGTGGTCGGATGCGCCAAGCACTTCACGGGCGACGGTGGGACCCAAGGAGGGGTGAATGAGAACAATACCATCGCGACATATAAGGAACTGTACAGTGTCCACATCCGGCCGTACATCGATGCCATACGTATGGGCGTATCTACGATCATGATCTCCTACTCGAGCTGGAACGGTATCAAGATGCACGCCAATGCGTACCTCCTCACTAGGGTCCTCAAAGAAGAGATGGGCTTCCAG GGATTGCTGATCTCAGATTGGGAGGGCGTCGATCGGATCGCGAGTCCTGCTGGATCGAACTACGAGGAGTGCTTGATGGCTGCGATCAACGCGGGCATAGACATGATCATGATCCCGAAAGATTATCAACGGTTCATCACGGATCTGACGGACCTGGTTTCGTCTGGCAAGGTCTCAACTGCCAGGATCGACGATGCCGTCAGGAGGATCTTGAGGGTCAAGTTTGCATCAGGGCTGTTCGAGCAGCCGATGGCCGATCGATCACTCCTCCACATGGTGGGACATGAG GAGCACAGAGAATTGGCTAGAGAAGCAGTACGGAAGAGCCTTGTTCTGTTGAAGAATggtaagaagaagaaggaaaggatgCTGCCATTGAGCAAGAGGGCCCGCAGAATTCTCGTCGCTGGGACCCACGCGAACGACATCGGCTACCAGTCTGGCGGGTGGACCATCACTTGGGAAGGTGGCCAAGGAAACACCACCACTG GGACGACGATCCTGGGAGGGATCAAGAATGCAGTCAGCAAGAGGGCCCAAGTGGTCTTCGAGGAGAAGCCGGGCCCACATTTCTTCGAGTCCAACGGTAACTTCTCATACGCGATCGTGGCCGTCGGTGAGGTCCCTTACGCGGAGACCCAGGGTGATAATTCAGAGCTGACAGTCCAGCTTGGTGGTGTGGAAACAATCCAGACCGTATGCCGCAACGTGAAATGCGTGGTGATCATAGTGTCGGGTAGGCCGCTGGTCATAGAGCCGTATGTGGATGCGATGGACGCACTGATTACTGCATGGCTGCCGGGGAGCGAGGCTGGCAAGGGGATTGCCGACGTTATCTTTGGTGACTATGATTTCAGTGGGAAGTTGCCGAGGACATGGTTCCGCCGGGTGGACCAGCTGCCGATGAACGTTGGGGACCCGCATTATGACCCATTGTACCCGTTCGGGTTTGGGCTCCGTATGGGTGTTCGGCCACGCAAGCAAACGGGCattctttcatcatcatcatcatcatcaccatcttcatcttcttctttgtgA